The Penaeus vannamei isolate JL-2024 chromosome 42, ASM4276789v1, whole genome shotgun sequence genome includes the window tatacttacgtctTGATAGATtgagagccagatagatagaaaggcaggtaaattgataaacaaatatatagatacacaatctataaaaatagaattatatgtacacatgtgcgtgtgtgtatgtgaatgcatgtacgcatatataaattcatgtattccCAACCACGCGTATCATCTTCTCACTTTACttcgccacgcccccccccccgcaggcaagtctttccacctttccttcccccccaccctccccctccccctcttctgcaGCCACGGTAGAAAAGTTAAAGCTGGGGAAAAAAGACTCGGTAAGTAGAAGAATAGGACAGCTGTAAATTTACCCTGGGGGCATCGAAAGCAACCGACGTTGCCAAATGGTTTGTCTGAAGAACgtgttaattttcttgttttatttttcctttttctttctttcttctccttttttgtctttttctttttcttctctttcctttctttcgttctttcttccatttcttttcgttcttccctttcttcattttttatctttttctttcttttcttgtcgtccccctctttccttcatttcccttttttctctccttttccttcctatctttTTCGTCCTTAGGCGTTCAGAAATAACATGTAAATTTATCTAAGTAATATATGCAGATACCAATAGCTCATAGAATATTCATCTCGCAAATACGTATACCTACCCACTTTACCCtgataagaagataagaagataTCTGTTTCGGAATCATGACAATGCTTATCTCTGTGGACGACGTCTATTGTCAAACCGCTGGCTATTCCGATATACATTTTGGTAATTCATCTTTAAAAATGTTTCGAAAACGCGTACCTTATTTCCTCAGGAGGTAAGTCCACCGTCAGACAGATCAAGAAACTTGTATTTTCATCTgtaccccttttttttcttctctttttggctATGATGCCttactgtttatttttctcgttGGAAAGGTCTTTTTGATGATGCCTTGGCTTTTGTTTCGTTGTAAAACAGTCCCTGAATCAATATTTGAATTTACACATGGAGCGCGGATTTGTTTACGCCTCCGTTGGTGTGAGGGTCTtataatttttccttcttctttttctctgcgaTGTCTGACTCTTTtttagaggaagaagggaaaaaagaagtgcTATAAATGTGATCTATGAATGTTTTGTATCTCGGaacgtttcttcttctcctatctccttcccctcttcttactggttgtcttctcactctctccggtcctcttcttctttccttcccctcctcctattcctcttcacccctcctcctcatccacataacctacatcctcctccaccttctcttcttctacctcctcctccttccctccaaacgTTTGCAGTCGGACCGCCTGGCAGCGCGGCCGCGGCCTTCGATCCTCAGTCGAGCTCATCTCCCAACCACTCATGAGTCTCAGCTCAGCCACCATGAGGGACGCGCCCCTCGCacgctgctcttcctcctcctactctcctccttcgcctccgcctctccccacctccttagAGACTCGCTAAGACTCAAACTTTTGGCCTCCATTCCTTGGataatttttttgtctttgccCCTTTCTCTGGGATGAGTTCGCTCGACGTGAAAGGCGGATCGAGTCTGATCGGAGTTGGTTGGCGCCGCCCTTGATCTCGCGAGACGGCGGGCGAGTGTGATGCGAGGCCGAGCAGCATGGGGCAGTGCCACTCTTGCCGCCGCGCGCGCGAGGACGTCGGTGACCCTCGGGAGCGGGAGGCGGTCCCCCACTCGGGCTCGGACTCGGCCCTAGACTCGAGTCACAGCGGCGGCGAGGACGCCAGCTACCTGGGCGAGGGCATCCGGCGGGCAAGGAGCGGGAGGAGCAGCCAGTCCTCGGGCAAGTACAGCCTCCGGGACTCCGTGGGCAGCTGCGGCGAGTGCGAACGCCAGGAGCGACCTCctgagaaggcgagggaggtgCATCCCGTGCCGGGCTTCAGAAGTGTGCAGGATGAGGAGGACAGCGACGGGGACAGCCGGGATTCACTGCAGCCACTGCAGGACATCAGTAAACGACCTGCGTTCCCTGGGGGTTCCTGTGACAGCGTCAGGGGTTCCGTCAGCCCTGTCTCGCCCGCGGCCAAGGACCTGAAGGAGAGACTCGGCCGCTCTACCTCTCTCAAGTTCCGCTTCGCCTCGGACAACAGCGCCGAGGTCCTCAACAGCTGGTCGTGGTCGGGGTTGACGTCGCAGCGCCGCTCGGCGTCCCTGCGGCTCCCTCGCAGACCCAAGAGACCTCGGGACCTCGGCGCGAACCTGCCCACGATCTACGTCGAGAACCCCGAGGAGACGCAGCGCAGGTACAGGGAGCAGCAGGAACTGAGTAGAAAGACATCCCTCAAGCGCGCCCTCTCTCTGCTGAGTGTCAACTCGCTCAGCAGGGACCGACAGGACGTCTCGATGTCCCAGCGGAGCCAGAAGCCCGTGCAAAAGATCCTGCGGCAGCCCCGTCGCCGCCACAACACAGTGCGAGGCATGAGCGGCATGGCCATCGACAGGGCCAACCAGGCCAGCGTCCAGCACGCCGGGGCCTGCTACTACCCGACCCGGAACAACGTCCGCTTTTCTCCGCGGGCCGACGATGGCTTCGCCTACTGACGCGGCAGCGACGGCGTTGCCCCGACGACGCCCCCGACGAAGCCGCTGCGGGAGCAACGTCGCCGGAGCGCTTGCGGGAGCCGTCCTTCGAAAATTTCTCTGCCCGGACGTCTTCGCCCTCGAAAACAAACTCTCAAACTCTCCAAATAAACACACGAAGAACAAACATAATATCTTTTACGAAGGTTCGCAAACAAAAGAACTCATCCAATTCATCATCCATTGTTGGCGCAGCACGGAGGGACTCGGGAGTGTTGTTTGATGTGATGAATTAGAGAAATGTTTGCTGTGCTTTGTTCATATAAACAGTCTACTGATTGACGACAAAAGGAAGATGTTATATGAGTCTCAGGTAAATACCTaatataggtgtgcgtgtgtgtatgtttgtgtgtgtgtgtgtgtgtaagtttatgttcaaatatatattcataaaaagtgaaagaaaagccAAGTAAACAAAAGGTAATTAGATTTGTTACATAAAAGGCAGGCATGGGAATGTAAAAGATGGAGGCTAAAGGTTATGTTCTCAGTTggctctatttgtttattcaattattaAATCTTCATCAAGGTGTTATCAATTTataaactttttcttcttctttttgtttttagtaGATCTGAAAGAAATACGATGTGTTTACAGTTACCGTCAGTTTAATATTTTCTCAGGTCATATAGGCCTATCTCACTACTTATATTGCAAATATCCTTTGTATTgtcggtattactattatttttcataatcataagaAGCATTATCATTATGCGTACGGacatatattttttgcataaaaataacaaaatatcatcatcgtctattgttacaatgataataatcatgatcttaatgataatgataatgataacaacactgaaaataattataatgataatataaatgatactaatgataacaatgattatgataataaccatgctaacaatgacaacaacaataagaacatttagaatatgaataagtataatgatataaataatagaaataatatcaatgacaatgacagcagtgataatgataatgacgataataatgatgatgataataataatgataataataataataatgatgataataataacaataatgacgatgttaataataataatagttatgataataatgatatagataataatgacgataataatagaaatgataataccgataatgataatagtagcataacaaaagtgataataaagataaatatattaatgatgataaaaataataaagatcacaacaataacagtaatgatatgataatacgataatgataatataaaagacgacaataataataatcatcataatgataataacaatgatgataacaagataagtaatgatgataacactagtaatgaAATTCATGACCATCCCTGTGGCGACGTGGCCCATTTTATTTGTGATGTGATGTGAAACAGTCTCGAGTATGTGGCTAGGCCTGCGCTGCATCCACACGGCATAGGCTGTTACATCATGACGGCtataaatgttattaatattattgttattattattattattattattattattattatcatcatcatcattattattattactattattttttattattattattatcatcatcatcattatttttactattattattttttattattattattatcactattgcagttatcattattattacttttatcataatcagtgtttttttttggttacaGTTgacaatattgccattattatcaaaactagtattatcaacatcttattgtagtatcatcataattcttattatcattattattttgtcattattactattattatcattatcatcattttattattatcgttcttagcattatgattactataatcgttattcataacattgttatcatgatcataatttttgctattattgttatccttataattatcattattaccatcatctttatttttgttatttcttgtatcactttcattatcactatcatctttatcattgttgtatttgttatcattgctggtactaccactactaatatgatttctattatcattactatgattatgattattattattatgagttattattattattactactattattatcattactatgattaacaatgtcattataataacaatcattatcattattacttctattattataattgtcgataacttaacaatatcattataatcattattgttactattatcattactgtaataaacatcattattcttatatgtaacgctacaatcatcattattatgaattgtactatcattatcactatcattatttctatcaat containing:
- the LOC138860588 gene encoding uncharacterized protein — encoded protein: MGQCHSCRRAREDVGDPREREAVPHSGSDSALDSSHSGGEDASYLGEGIRRARSGRSSQSSGKYSLRDSVGSCGECERQERPPEKAREVHPVPGFRSVQDEEDSDGDSRDSLQPLQDISKRPAFPGGSCDSVRGSVSPVSPAAKDLKERLGRSTSLKFRFASDNSAEVLNSWSWSGLTSQRRSASLRLPRRPKRPRDLGANLPTIYVENPEETQRRYREQQELSRKTSLKRALSLLSVNSLSRDRQDVSMSQRSQKPVQKILRQPRRRHNTVRGMSGMAIDRANQASVQHAGACYYPTRNNVRFSPRADDGFAY